One Actinomycetota bacterium genomic window, GGTGCACCTGAAGACCGACGTGCCTATCGGAGAGGTGGTCAAGCTGGCGCTGCTGGCCCGGGAGGTCGACCCGGCGGCCGTCAAGAACATCACCATCAACGGGTCGACCGGCAACTCGGGGGGCGCAAGCGTGGTGTTCCTGGCCCCCGGCGACACCTACAGCCGGGTGAAGGACGACGGGATCTACTAGCCAACGGTCGGACAGCTGCTTATTTTGAGCCTTGATGCCGAAGCCCTCAAGAACTTTCTAAGCCTTAGCTAAAGGTGGGGTGGAGGTACCGAAACCCCAAAGCGATTCAAACGGCGCTTGAGCCTCACGATTTCGATACACGAATGCGCGTCTAAAACGGCCTCTTGGCCGTGATGGAAGACCCCTTCAATCCTCCTGGACGCCGAGTCCGGCGCTACCGGGGCGTGGAGTATCCGGAAGCTCTTGTTGCCAGCGTTGCGGATGGCTGGGAGCTGATCTACCGGCCGAGGGCGATCCTTCCGCCTCTCGCAAAATGTCATAGACGTGATCGCTTTGGTTCCGCTTTCACCGAGCTGAGCCTCGACCAGCTACGAGGCACCGATCAGTTTGTGATCTGTAGCCAGTCCTCGCTGGGGCCGTTCACATAAGGTGAGTCCAGCTTCTTGGCGATTACGCCTGCAAGGCCGAGGCCCTTCGCAGCCTTCAGCACCGCCTTGCCCTCCTTGGGGATCGACATCGAGGTGCCCAGCAGGCCCCCCGTGACCACCGCCTCCTCCAGGATCTTTCGCCGCCGCTTGTAGGGCTCATCGGTCAGCGAGCGGTCGTCCATGTACAGCAGGTCGACAGCCAGAAACTTCGCATCCTTGCCGGTGCCGACGATCACTCCGTCCAGCACCGCATTCCGGGCGACCAATCGCTCGTGCAGCTTGTCCATTCCGGGAACCCTTAGCGGCTGCATCGAGGGGAGCAGCAGGTTGGTTCTCCGGTACTCGCACACCGCCAGCGCCCTCTGGCCCTCCAGCTGCGGTTCGAACGCCCAGGCCTTGTCGTTGAATGCCTCCGCAGTTCTGGCCGGGGTCATCGGAGGGCCGGTGGGTACGGGATCCGGCTCATTCCCCTCCCAGGCGCTCAGCAGAATCAGCCACTCCTTGCCGCCTTTGGTCTGGATCAGGTGCCACAGCCCCTTGAGGCGATCCCCCTTCAGGCGGAAGGTGAGCTTGCCCTTGGCCTGCTCGGTCAGCTCGTACTCGCCGCGGTCGAAGATGCGGACCTCTCCGGCGCCGTAGTTTCCGGCGGGGATCGAGCCGCTGAAGCCCCCGTACTCGAACGGGTGATCCTCGACGTGCACGGCCAGCGCCCGCTTGCCCTTCTCTATGGGGAGGTTCTTGGGGACCGCCCAGGAGACCAGAACCGGGGTGCGGCCGTTGTACATCTCCAGGCGCAGATCGAAGTGCAGGTTGCGGGCGTGGTGCTGGTGGATGACGAAGGTTTTGCCCGGCAGCGCCTTGCCCGGGTCGACGTC contains:
- a CDS encoding DNA polymerase ligase N-terminal domain-containing protein — protein: MPEQRDYAAKRRFDETPEPPPEVPGDVDPGKALPGKTFVIHQHHARNLHFDLRLEMYNGRTPVLVSWAVPKNLPIEKGKRALAVHVEDHPFEYGGFSGSIPAGNYGAGEVRIFDRGEYELTEQAKGKLTFRLKGDRLKGLWHLIQTKGGKEWLILLSAWEGNEPDPVPTGPPMTPARTAEAFNDKAWAFEPQLEGQRALAVCEYRRTNLLLPSMQPLRVPGMDKLHERLVARNAVLDGVIVGTGKDAKFLAVDLLYMDDRSLTDEPYKRRRKILEEAVVTGGLLGTSMSIPKEGKAVLKAAKGLGLAGVIAKKLDSPYVNGPSEDWLQITN